In the Glycine max cultivar Williams 82 chromosome 19, Glycine_max_v4.0, whole genome shotgun sequence genome, TCACAACCTGTTTGAGTTACTGAAAGGAATGGGTGGCACCCTCATCCCAAACAAAAAAGTGCTCTTGAGTAAGTCTGTTAAAGGTCCTGCTATGGTAGCATAGTGACACACAAACTGACGCAGTAGTCAATTAAGCCAAAAAATGCACGTAGATTTGTCATTGAATTGGGTTGAGGCTAACCCACGATGGTAGAAAGTTTTTTAGGATCTGCTACTACCCCAGTTGCAGAAATAGTACAACCCAAATACGCCACTTGTGACACTTCAAAATCACATTTAGcaaatttaatgaataaatgATGTTGCTACAATGTTTCCAAAACTTGTTGCATGTGGTCCAAATGAGACAAAGTATCAACACTATTCACCaaattgtcataaaaaaaaataccaaaatgaACTTGTGAAGAAACGACTTAAAAACCTCATTCAAGATGGACTAGAAAGTAGAAGGGTCGTTGGTCAACCCAAAAGGCATTACCAGAAACTCAAAATGGCAGTCAATTATGTGAAAGGCCGTCTTAAGAGAGTCATCAGGGTTCAACAACACTTGATAATAACCAGAACGCAAGTTCAACTTGGAGTAAATCATAAAACCATGCAACTCATCTAAAAGTTTATCCATAGGTATGGAGAATCTATCCTTCACTGTTATGGCATTAAAGCACGATAATCGATTTAAAAATGCTAGGATCCATACTTTTTGTCAACCAATAAAACCAGGGAAGAAAAAGGATTGGTGTTAGGGAGGATAATACCATCTTGTAACATTTCTGCAATAAGTCGTGTCATTATGGTGTGTTGATATTGTGGACATCGATATAGCTTAATGTTGACAAGTTGGGAATGAGGCAAAAGGTCAATGTTATGATTTTGGGTTCGATCAAGAGGCAAACCGTGAGGCATAGCAAAGATAGGGGCAAACTAATTTAAGAAAGAAGCCATGGTAGGGGAAAGGTGAGAGACATCTAGAAGGCTTGGATTGGGGTCAACAGTAGGCTCATTCACAACCAGGTAAGTGACAGTATTAAGGACTTAATTGaatcagtatatatatatatatatatatatatatatatatatatatatatatatgcaaaattGAGAATAAGAGGCATGGGTTGAGGTGTTGTGAGTGGTACCAATTAAtgtaattagtttgttttgGTAGGAAAATTGAATGGAAGGTATGgagaaatcaaacaaaaaaatgcccAATGTTTGTAACCATTGAACACCCAAAACTAGATCAGTGCCATGAATGGGTAACATGTGGAAGGATATAGGAAAAACCTGACCCGCCATTATAACTGGAACATCTGGGCAGCACCTAAAGCATTGGATAGTGTTGCCATGGCCCACTATGATGGAGAAGGATTTGATAGCGACCAATGGTAATCCCAGAAACTCTACAACCTGTGGTTGCAAAATATTGTGTGAACTGCTCGAGTCAATGAGGATATTCACATTCAACTCCTTGACCTTGCCTGCAACATATAAGGTGCATGGTGATGGTTGTCCATGAAAGGCAGCTGAAGATAAATGAAAATGCTCTGCATGTTTAGCTTCTTCCTCCCTGACAGATTCCTCCTTTGATGATTGTCCCGGATCTGGTATATCCTCTGCAACAAGAGAAATTGCTTCTTCTGAAAGCGATGCCCAGGGCTCCATTTTTCATCGCAATTATAACACAATCCCTTATTGTGACACTCTATATTTCTTCAGATGAAACACAACAAATTGGCAATGAAGATGGCAAAGGTGGCCCTAACACCGATGATTGAGAGGTCGTTGTAACGGAAGGAGATGAAAAACACATAGAGAAATTGCTTCTTCTGGAAGCGATGCCCAGGGCTCCATTTTTCATCGCAATTATAACACAATCCCTTATTGTGACACTATATTTCTTCAGATGAAATGCAGCAAATTGGCAATGAAGATGGCAGAGGTGGTCCTAACACCAGTGATTGAGAGGTCGTTGTAATGGAAGGAGATGAAAAACACACAGAGCATGAAGAGAAGCGGGAGCCACGAAACTTATCTTCCATTAAACGCGTGAGCTCTTCTACCTAAGCCAAGATGGTGGGCTGATAGATGGTCAATTCTACCTTCATGTCCACACGTAAactagatataaaaaaaaattgagaagcaGATCCAAATTCATGCCTTCAACGCGATTCGAAAGAGCTTCAAATTGCATCTGGTACTCGGTCACCGTGGTGGTTTGCAGCAACTTAAACAATACAGCCTGGTGATTGACGTAAGATGATGGCCCAAATCGAAGTTCCAAGGTACGGGTGAAATCTGAACAGCTTGTGTAAGTTGGTGAGCAGCATGAAGCCACGTAAACCAAGCTAGAGCAAGCCCTG is a window encoding:
- the LOC102666608 gene encoding uncharacterized protein isoform X2 produces the protein MEPWASLSEEAISLVAEDIPDPGQSSKEESVREEEAKHAEHFHLSSAAFHGQPSPCTLYVAGKVKELNVNILIDSSSSHNILQPQVVEFLGLPLVAIKSFSIIVGHGNTIQCFRCCPDVPVIMAGQKKISSVLEEN
- the LOC102666608 gene encoding uncharacterized protein isoform X1; amino-acid sequence: MEPWASLSEEAISLVAEDIPDPGQSSKEESVREEEAKHAEHFHLSSAAFHGQPSPCTLYVAGKVKELNVNILIDSSSSHNILQPQVVEFLGLPLVAIKSFSIIVGHGNTIQCFRCCPDVPVIMAEENFKCFGGKLIQKLEEKALKKS